One window of the Asticcacaulis sp. SL142 genome contains the following:
- a CDS encoding ParB/RepB/Spo0J family partition protein, producing the protein MSGAKGLRVGKIAKIPIDRINILNPRARNQKIFFDMATNMTQVGMKRPIMVTACRSGTADKDYDLICGQGRLEAFLACGQTEIPAMIIDASEEQALIMSLVENLARRQHRSADILQGVEILAKQGYDAATIAKKTGMSTEYVDGIINLMAKGEQRLLTAVENGQIPMYLAIRIAEGPEEEQLALQDAYESNQLRGNRLLLAKKLMDTRRRRGKAYTGEKRTGREKSQRALSVQDVMKVFQRELDRKRLLTKKADLAATRLTFVTEALRELTQDENFCTLLRAEGLSTLPKPLASLMSERGAHHGF; encoded by the coding sequence TATTGATCGCATCAACATCCTGAACCCGAGGGCGCGGAATCAGAAGATATTCTTTGATATGGCGACCAATATGACTCAGGTGGGGATGAAGCGGCCCATCATGGTGACGGCATGTCGTTCCGGCACCGCAGATAAGGACTACGACCTCATCTGTGGTCAGGGGCGCCTTGAAGCATTTCTCGCCTGTGGCCAAACCGAGATACCGGCGATGATCATTGATGCCAGTGAGGAGCAGGCTCTGATAATGAGCCTGGTCGAGAATCTTGCACGACGCCAGCATAGGTCTGCTGACATACTACAGGGTGTCGAAATCCTCGCGAAGCAAGGGTATGACGCGGCAACGATCGCCAAGAAGACCGGGATGTCCACTGAGTACGTCGATGGCATTATCAACCTGATGGCAAAAGGGGAACAACGTTTGTTGACGGCGGTGGAGAACGGCCAGATCCCGATGTACCTCGCCATTCGCATAGCGGAGGGCCCGGAAGAGGAGCAGTTGGCTTTACAGGATGCCTACGAATCCAACCAGCTCAGGGGCAACCGTCTGCTGCTGGCAAAGAAACTCATGGATACGCGCCGCCGCCGCGGAAAGGCTTACACCGGCGAAAAGCGTACGGGGCGGGAAAAGAGTCAGCGGGCACTTTCGGTTCAGGACGTGATGAAAGTTTTTCAACGGGAACTGGACCGCAAGCGCTTGCTGACGAAAAAAGCAGATCTTGCGGCGACACGGCTAACCTTTGTGACAGAAGCCTTACGGGAATTAACACAGGACGAGAACTTTTGTACGCTCTTACGGGCTGAGGGTCTTAGCACACTGCCGAAACCTCTGGCGTCACTTATGTCAGAACGGGGCGCGCATCATGGCTTCTAA